TTTTATGAATGCAATTCAATGTAATGGAGCTGTCATTTTGTATCAAATGAATCCGGTTTTatatggaatttgaatttggaattgttcatttgaattttagtaatttaatttgaatttcagtGTAATTTGAATTTGAATCAGAATTATTTTAGTTCAGTCAGAATGGCCGGATTCAGCCAGCCAGATCTGACATTTTTTTATGTTAAAATAAATCAAATCTACGATGTAATCCAGGTGTCGTGTATAGAGACACCTTGAAAGTATCGTAATTTAGGGGCAATATGAAAGTGTCGTTCCAGAAAAAGACACTGAATCTACGGCACTTTCAGCGGCAATCTGAAAGTGTCTTTTAACTCGCTGAAACAACACTACCTGACTATCTTAAAACGGCTTTTTTCCACTAGTGATTCATCGTAGGTACACAACAACCGCCCACGCGGTCCTTCAACTGGTCTACTTTATTTGAGACCCTTTCTTCTAGCATCCTTTAGTGGTGGTGGATGACAATGCTTCCTGATTCCTGTTGGCATCACTCCATGTTGGCCGTCTGCTTTATTGAATGGGCATATGTTGCTTCATACTTCTTTACAGTGAAGCACTCGTCAACGTAGCTAACAAGAACGAAAACAGTGTTTGTATCTATCTAACCTGTAAAGAAATACAAAATAAACATAAAAGAAGAAACATGACTTAACTTTCAATCTCGTCTGGTCTTTTTTCAACAAGAACGGCCATTGCGTGGAGACAAGGTATCCTTGCTACTTGCCATTCTCCACAGCAGCACATTCGTCGTTTCAAATCAACTTTAAAAGGAGATACAAGCGGTTTCTCCTCCACGGACCATACATCTCGGGTTAGAGCTGAGTGGACAACGTACCCTCCTCCCCCTACATTCCGTCTTTGTTTCTTTACCGCATTCCACACTCTAGGAACTAAAGGAGGCCAAGAGGAAAGTCGACGAgatctcttttcaaacaagtCAGATAGCAGAGCTTCATACCTCACTACCCACTTGTGTATGGGCAAACACATCAACTCTTTTAACCACTGGTTCAATGTTGCACCTAGGATGTTTGACACGTGCCGGCAATTGGCAGCACCGTCAAACTGATGTCTAGCCCATCCTTCGTCATATACGTTCAACCGCTCCACTACCAATGGACTTTTTTTTTGAGGTCATCCATTGCACTTGAAAAACCTTGGGAATTATAAGCTTTTACTGCTGCACGTACCAGTTCGTAATGGTAAAACTCATGTCCAAAATCCAGTCTTCATTACCGTTAACAATTGATCAGTGCAAAGTCTTCGAGTATATTTCACGAAATTCTCCTCAACAGCCAGATTGCAGCCTGTAAGGAAAACATTCAAGTTCCTTAGATAAATTTAAAACATGATTGCTACTATAGTAATCAATACATAGGAGGATACGATGTCTCACCTTTTGAATAGCGGTCAAATCTCGAAAAAATGTAATTCGCCTATCCAATTTATTCAGAAAAGGTGCAATTATAGAAAGAAATTCATTCCATGTATTAAAACATGTACTCCTGCAGATGTAAACGGAAATAGGAAACATCCCATTATCTGCATCGACTGAAGTAGCCGACAGAACGGCACCACCAAACTTTCCTGGAGTGGCGAGCTCTCTAATGCTATAACGGGTCTGCACTCATTCTTGAAACCTTCAAGTGATGCTCTGTAAGCTATGCACAAACCTTCAAACTGGTTAGTCTTTGCGCTGCTGCTCAGATATACAATGCTTCCCGGGTTGTTGTCTTCAATCTGCTTGCATAGCTCAGGTAATAACCTGAATTCAAACAATCACAACTGCCCATTAACACAAACTAATAATCCAAAGCACAACCAATAACCAACCCAACGCTAAGCCTAATTTGTTGTTAAACCAACATAAAGTCTAATAACAACATATGGATATCTTTGCGCCAAActtaacacacacacacacactcatAAATACAAGTCCGTCAAAGTACCTGAAGCTTTCTTCAAAAGATCCATGAATGCCTTCAAGGCATCTAATCCTTGCACGGCGTGCAATCAAGTATTTTACCTTGATATTATGATCACTCGTAATCTTATTCCTAATTGTTGAAGCCTTAGTTCCGTTGCGGCGATCAATATAGGTCCTTATATTCCTTTCTACCCATTCAGCTTTAACATCATCACTATCCTTTTCCTCGACACCTGAAGCACCATTTACATTTGAACTGCATCCCGCGATTCCATCTTCATAGAATAGCCTTCTAGGTTTCATGGATGGGATTTCCCCTGATTCGTCTTCGGCGTCGCTTGGGATACTCTCGCCCTCTGAACTATAAGGGTAATAAATGTATACCTCATTCTCGGTATCACAATGGTCCACCTCAGCGGACTTGAGCCTTTGCTCTCTACAAAAATCATAATCATCGAGATCCATCAGATATGGGCTACCAATAGGACTTGGATAGTCTTCATAATACCCATTTGCCCACACTGACGGGTTATCTCCATAATTGATACGTTCTTCATACTCTGGGTTGGTGGGAATATCTGGTACTGGTTCTTCAACTTTGGAAACACACGATGAAATACATGGACTTGCATTGTTCTGGTTTGTCTAATGTTCTTTAACTTTTCCCTTCTTCCTTTGAGAAATGGTAATAGTATCATCACTGTTACTGTTCAAATTTGAAGAACTGATCACACTCTGAAGGCGAATCATACAAGCACACATTATTTTCGGCGCTATAATAACCAGAACTTCCAGAAAATGCAGCATTCTGTTGAGTAGCCTTCACCCTATACTTATCTTTAATCTTCGGCCTAATAGTATCATTACCGTTACTGCTGTTGAAACTGAAAGAACTGATCACCCTCGTTGGCGAATCATAGCACAAATTCTGGTGGACGCTGGAAAAACAAGGAGATCCAGAGAACGCGGCATTCTGGTGAGTATCCTTCAGACTCTCCTTATCTTTTCTCTTCAACCTTTGAGAAATTTGAGAAAGGGATTCATCAGATGATTCAGAACCACTGCTGTACACATGAATCACATCAGGCTCGGGTGTGGCGctgcaaagaaaaagaaacagattaAAGGGGCACACCACATCCAGTTGTTGAGAATTGGGGCATGAGAATCTTTGATTCTCTTCCAAGATGTTGGGGACCAAGGGAACAAAATAAAAGCAGTTGTTGGAGGATGCAGAACAGAACAAATAACTACTTTcctgagaaaaaaaaatctaagtacaataaaaaaaatctatgtaCAATAAAAAACATGTCAACCCCCCATGTGCTAAAGAAATATGGATGGATTAAAGTGGTCCTTGATTTCGCATTTCTAAAAGAAAACTTGCTGAGTAAAGTCAAAAATTCATCTTttattgattttagttttttaaaCACACAACACTGAAAAATCAAGAGATCCGACCAAAAAACATAGACGACAACATGAACAACCAGATGTTGGGTTTAAGGTTGTTTGCTACAATGAACTCGCCGGTgttttgaaaattaaattaaaacgaGCCCCACTTTTACATCATCCAACAGACCACTTAACAAACAAAGTCAATAATtcgttttttgtttcttttgggttgaaaataaaaaataaaaaattggtgcTGGTATTTACACATATCACACTGAATCATGAGATccaacaaaaagaaaacacaTGTTCAATCATGTAATCATGGGATcatcattccaaaaaatcaaaataataaaTACTACTAGTATCATCTAGATCTGAATATTCATCTTGCCATCAACACCAACTACTAACTGATAACAATCAATGCAATAACTCTTAGCATACCACCTTAAACCCAACGTGTAACACTGAATCTAGTAAATGCAATATTTGTACAACCTGAAATTAAAGCATTCATACTCAAACAACTTAATAACTAGCAGAGTATAAAAGTGCAAAATTCTCTGAATGCACTTACTAGTTTGCTGATTTCCTTTTCGTCATTAATGTAATCAACTAAATCCTCTATAGATCTGCAATAATGGACCAGAAAAGCCCTCTAACCTCTCTCTATCCTCTTTTCTGAGTTCAATACAGTGAGATGAGATGAGTGAAGCTAAAATGAAATGAGTGTAGTAATTGCTTCATATCTAGACATCCAAACCAGATCTACCCACCCGCCACATTTAATGTCACACATTTGTCGACCGTTCATCCTCAACTACTTATTACACGTGCTTACATCTGGTCTACTACAAAAACCAACAGTACGATTCTTGACCAGCCAGCTCGGTTTGACCGGTCAATTTTACtttttcaattactttggaaaaaaaaaaataatgaccatttttcttctatgCAACAGGTGGTTCATGTCACCACAAGCCTTAGTAATAATAAATTTTGTGGGGAGTCTGTAAATCATTGGCTTGGCTTTACCAGAGTTTGTTGCATCTGCAAACCATTCACAGTAGTCGTGGATGGGTCAAGGAATTTCTGAGATTCATTcatccaaaacaaaaacaaaaacaaaaattgggATTCTATTATTAAAGTACCCCCAATCCCCATCTCCAAGTCATTAAAGCCCTAACTAGAGTTAGACCGAGATAACCTTGTGACTCATCCATACCGAGTTAACTCGTGGAATGAGTTAACTGTGTAACGGTCTTAAACACGTGCCGTCATACTAAAGATGCATCTTTAAACGGTCTTATTCTGCATCTTTAAACGGATCCAACCCCTATATAAGAGGGAGGAACCATAATATCTGCACCATCAAATTTTTCCCACTACTAATCAATTCGATGCAAAAAACCTACTCTAGGTGAAAGCATTTTCCATGTAATAGTGTAAGAGCATTTCTTCGATCCTCCACAACTGGAAAATGTTCTTGAAGTGTACTATTCCTACCTGCATCTACTTCAAATGGTTTGAATATGCTTGTAACCCATGTAAATCAAAATCACTCATGTTACAGTCACCCAATAGCTATTATGCATGTGGAGAAGATGATCATTGGATAAAACATTGTCCACTGCAAAATCAAGCTTGCTTCAAATCATCCTACAAATCCATTCTCATCCTGGATTTATACAACAATCAACACAATAAGAACATAGCTTACCTTATCTGCAGTGAATGCAAGGCATTTAGATGGGATTCAAATGCCATTTTCATTGGCTCAAAAGACAAAGTTAGAAATTCAAGAGCCCAAGTGGCTTCTTTATGTAAGGAAATAGAAAACAATCTTCAAATATAATATGCAAGATCTGTCTTAAATAAACAACTACCAGATGAACATCAATAACTTGGTTCTAAGTTAAACAACATAATCATCATCTACAGGTTACAGCTGATTCATTAACTACAAATGCCCTAGTACTTGAGCCACCTCCCAAATTATCACCATCACTAGCTTTAGTGACTAGACTTCATTCAATAAGTCCTAAAACAACTTCTTAGAAGTAGAGATACCTTGTTGTTTATCAGCCTTAGCTTTAGCTTGAAGTTTGGGGCTTCTTCTAACAACTCTAAGTCTGGGGCTTCTTCTAACATGAGAAATAATCCTTTTTTTGGGTACAATATATTGCCAAGTAACCATATAGAACCCCTTCCACTTGGTACATCATTATCCCAAAACTTCGAGAAATCCTCGTCAGTTCGAAGAACGCTAAAAGGCTGCCAAGGGTCTTCAACCCATATTAGATCAATACCTTCACTTACTTGTAGACCTATCCTCCTACGAACCTCTTTCTCAAACCATTCCAAATcaattgcacctcttacaaggtgATAGAAATATACATGATTCAATGGATCCTGAACAATGTGGACATCAATGTGTCTAAAAGGAGATCTATCTTGGACAATGTAAcatacaaaaacaagaaaaaatatcaACATTCTTGTTgttcacaaaaagaaaaaaaagaaacccaCCCAAAAGATAATGTATGGTGTATGTTGGACCTGcataaacaagcattcaaaaccaaaaatcgaAATAAAACTATTACTTAAATTTACAAATCAAACAAACTGAGCAAATAAATTTTTCATCGGGATTAtgaaaattaatttttaatggGAAATTTTATTCTTTGAAGACCAAAAAACAGTCTGATAGAATCATGGAaggggcggagccaagggttTAACCATGGCTCTAGACCCACCCCCAAAAAAATCCTGTTGATCATGTAGAAATCTCTGAAATTTAAGCCATATTATATATTTAGTCCACCTTATCCTTGGTATTTAGTCCACTAGGTCCTACATTTTTTAAATAATTGTTTTAGCCCAACATTAAAAAAACCatcagagcaagtcttatggtggaagagttccatcttccatcttccacaccacctcagcatttggaatcgtggatggaagtgcaagtgtagtgtTGGAATAGTGAAAaagctattcttaatagcaccaaaaaaaacattattaaaaaaacgctattcttattggcgtttccatggattccacgaacctTTCCACGCAacggtggaaccttgcttggattttttgtggaagaccccaacttggaagccattacacttgacattccatggtttttccacacttggaataagttggattccaccataagacttgctctcatATAAAAGTATATGCAGTTACTTTATGCAGCACAAAAAAGAGAAAATGATTTAGATGGAAATACAATAATCatcaccaaaaagaaaaaaacgaagCAATCATGGTAGGGATTATGCAGATTTGAAAGAATATAGATAAGGGATTTTAACCTAGACACAGCCTCTTTCCCTGAGCTTTCCTTGATCTCTACAGAATCATTCTGCGATTCCTTTTCATTCATCTCTATCTTCGATTTCAGAAATGAAGATCTAAAAAATATCACAGAAACCTTCGGCCATTCTTTTGGAGAGAGAAATGAAGAGAATATAACGATGATTCTGGGTATCTCTCCAGCCTTTCACTTTAGGTCTTTTAGTTTCCCTCAGTAAACATGAACCGTTGATTATAAACCGACGGTATAGATTTAACAAAGCCTTTTAGGGTAACCAAAATGTCCCAAGGGTGAAATGGCCATTCTGCTCATTTCCACTACTCATTTAACAAAAAAATTGACCTGGGTCAACATAGACCCATTTCATCACCACCGGTTCCCGAGGATAGAGAGAGCGACAGagagaaaaatcaaaaccctTGATATCGAAAAATCCAGAGGTTTTCACCACAAGAGATTTTTAATGGCACCAGCCAAGGGAAAAAAACTTGCATCAAAACAATCAAAAGATTCAACACCAATTGATTTCAGCCAGATTAGGAATAATAGAGTtgtaaaaagagaagaagaaattcagcCAAAGAGAAGGAAACTGGCAGCACCGCCTCTTCTTGGTAAGAAATGAGATCTGATAATGTGTtactttgttaatgatttaatttATGATCTCTTTTGTTAGATCCAAATGAAATGTATTCGATTAGATGCAATagaaattttttttgaagcaattaaCCATGAATTTTGTTTATTGGTACAATTAGTGTGAAGTCCACATAATTTCGAGATTTTAGCCCACTTTCTAGTACCATAAACACACTAAAATAGCTTCAAATTTAAATCCTGGTTCCGCCAGACTATATGCATTTCAGCCCTTTTTGTTTTGTAAAAGTTATTAGTGTAAATTGCAATATCAAACCCTTTTTGTTTTGAATCCTTATCTGTTTGTGTACACGTGCATAAATTATCCTTTTTGTTTCTGCAGAAACTTCAACTTCCATGGTGGTTGTGTCGGAACCAATTCCGGGTACTATTGTCCCATATCATTCAGGTAACCAAAATTGATTTTACCTAATTTAAACGGCTGGACAGATGTTTACATCCAAAAGTACTGATTTCCTAGAATTTTATTTCGTCGTTGGGCACATTGAGTTTTGGTTATTGTTGGAGATATTTAGATTAAGTGTGTTGATTGTATAAACCTGTGATGTTTGATGTGAAAAAGATCTTGGTCATTTATGTTCGAGTGCCCTAATTATCcttttgatttttcagatgaaccaatttctATGGTTATACCTAAACCAGAAAGTTCAAAATATATTGTCAACTTCAACTCTATGGTTATATCGAAACCAGAAGAGTCAACAGATATTGTCAACTTCAAAGATGGTAAGAAAAACTAAATTTTACCTAATTTAAAAGGTTCAATAGTTGTTTATGTCCAGAAGTATAACATTTTGTCTTGGTTTTGCAgaaccacaaaaaaaaactacAGATGTGGCTACCATGGACTTATCAACATAAGTAAAAGATTAGAGCCGGATTCGGCGAAAAGAAAAAAACGCGATGAGGAGATACTTTTGGGCTCAACAGAAAAGAAGTTACTCTGGTTCAAGGACGAACAGTTGGAGGTTTTAGAAACAACGCCTTTCTAGAATATGTCGAAACCTTTTATATACAAAGAGCTTTCGACAACTTTTTATGATTGGAAAAAGAGTGTACAAACAATTGAATCAATAATAAGAACTTACAAGAATCCTGTAGAAGGTAACTCTGATGAAGAAGTCGGCGAAAAGGATCATTGTTTTGTCTTTGGAGACGGTGACAATAAATTTACTTTGAGAAGCACCGCAAATCATTTAGCCGTCCACTTCGGGATTAGGAGACCCAGATCAGGGGCAGCTATAAAATAAGGAACAGTAAAAATGGCTGGAGAAATAGATGTGCTGGCTTATTTTAAGGGTAGTAATCAGATTAAAAAAACTGATATTGAGgctatctttgagaatatactcgAGTTAGAGACAGTAGATGTGCATGAAATTAGAAGGAAGGGGGTCCTACTAGCGAAGCTACTTACACTGTATCTTTGAGTCACTGTCTTTTTCACAACAGGAACTGGAAATTCGCTGCCAAAGGACGTTTCTGGAAAATATTTTGTAACTTTGTTCAGGATGAACAGTACTGATTGGCCACAGCTAATTCACTAGAATCTAATGTCGAGCATTAGAAATCAAAAGGCCGGTCCTCTGTCTGTACATGGATGTGTGATACATCTACtggtaagtgtgacagtttcttctAATTTGCATAAAAATTAACGTgaaaatatgcatgaaaatatccGGGTGCATTAGTATATGCAGGTATATTCATGTGTGATATATATTACTGTGTGCATAAGATGAAAGGGGAAAAAATGTTTAACTCAAGCTATTTTTATGCAGTACTTGTTCGCATCACACTCGAACTACTTCaaccaagaaaacaaaaaattcccAAGGATGGCAAGATGGACATTAAAGGAACTTACTCTTAAAGTAGATATGAAGATAGCAGTGTCCATGGTAAAAAAAAACAAGTCATCATTTATAAATTATTACTTAAGTTTTTAGTTATTTCCAAAAATGATCGACCTAAATTTTAAAAAGTAAAATTGATTGGCCAAGATTTTGCAGGAGAATTAGTAACTGTGTATATGCTCCTGCCAGTCTATTATACTCACTGCACCGAGTTTTTGCAAGTCTGTTTATCTAtcttatttttcaattttaaattttcAGCTATCTAAATCACTGATAGAAGAAGGTTGGTCAGAGGAAGAGAGAAGATTGACTCTTGAGTCTGTCATTCCTGACACCGGTGATATGAGCCCAGACAGAACGATTAAGTTGTtgaagaatcaattgataataTCTCAACAATTGTTGGCGAAGAGAGAAGAAGCATATTCTGATTTGCAATCTAAAGAGTCTTTTGATTACGATTTTGTTGAATTCGTCCGCTCGAGAAAGCAGGGGCTAGAGAGTCTAAAATCTCGTGGACACCGCATTCCAGAAGATAAATACAGGAGTGATCTATATGAAATTTTCAATCGCATGAAAGATACATTTACTACCTCGTTAGAAGAGGATTCTGATACTGAAAatcaagattctgaagaagatgctacTAAGAAGAAGCCGCGTGGTCGCAAACTTCCCAGCCTGGATGGGAATAAACTGCTTCACAAAATGAATGAAAAAGACAAAATGAGGATTTCCAGTTTCTGGAAACATGCTACTACAATGTTAAAATCACACACTAAGTTTTTTCATATCGACATTGCTTAAACACTATATGCACATTCTTTGGAATTAAAAAGTGTCTTGTTTATCCACTGAACTAACATGATAATGGTTTTATTAAAAACCTGCAGGGAAGTTGTTTTTCACTATAATGTCAATGCTGTTCTAGAGGCCAAGGTTTCAGTTATCGTTCTGGGTTCAACACTGAAAGAACTGCTATTTGATGACCTTGTCGACGCTCAAGCCATTCAGTTCTACACTTTGAGGAGGAGAATAAGAGTTGCATCAGACCGTCAGAACAAAGCTCCAAAGTACAGGAATTGTGTGTACTTTGATCCTTATGCATGGGTTAGTTTTTCGATGTTCTCTTTTTCCGTTTTATGAGTTTCTGTTTAAGTTAATCATGTTAGACTTTTTTGTGTTTTGCGCCACAAATCCCATATGCTCAAAGTAATCCTTTTCTTAGGTTAAGTTTATCATGATTTATTATAATCTTTTTTATGGTATGTTTATTGCTTAATCCTACTCTAAAGACTACTTAAGGTTAATGCTAGATAAGGTTGAGTCTAAGCATGACATGTCCTTTAGCTTGACATGCCATATGAGGCGTCCAGTGTAGCCATGCGGTGTCatccaactcatgatggaaagtTTGGTtgacatgtggcaagcatgactAAGACTCTCTTATAGCCTCACAAGTTATCTTTAAAAGCAAATCAGTTTTCATCCATCATCAAGTAGTGTGAGGAAATAGAAATTGATAATAACTTAAGAAGTCATGAAT
Above is a genomic segment from Papaver somniferum cultivar HN1 chromosome 10, ASM357369v1, whole genome shotgun sequence containing:
- the LOC113318043 gene encoding uncharacterized protein LOC113318043 isoform X2, producing MSSIRNQKAGPLSVHGCVIHLLYLFASHSNYFNQENKKFPRMARWTLKELTLKVDMKIAVSMLSKSLIEEGWSEEERRLTLESVIPDTGDMSPDRTIKLLKNQLIISQQLLAKREEAYSDLQSKESFDYDFVEFVRSRKQGLESLKSRGHRIPEDKYRSDLYEIFNRMKDTFTTSLEEDSDTENQDSEEDATKKKPRGRKLPSLDGNKLLHKMNEKDKMRISSFWKHATTMEVVFHYNVNAVLEAKVSVIVLGSTLKELLFDDLVDAQAIQFYTLRRRIRVASDRQNKAPKYRNCVYFDPYAWHVVCL
- the LOC113319735 gene encoding uncharacterized protein LOC113319735 — its product is MDLDDYDFCREQRLKSAEVDHCDTENEVYIYYPYSSEGESIPSDAEDESGEIPSMKPRRLFYEDGIAGCSSNVNGASGVEEKDSDDVKAEWVERNIRTYIDRRNGTKASTIRNKITSDHNIKVKYLIARRARIRCLEGIHGSFEESFRLLPELCKQIEDNNPGSIVYLSSSAKTNQFEGLCIAYRASLEGFKNECRPVIALESSPLQESLVVPFCRLLQSMQIMGCFLFPFTSAGVHVLIHGMNFFL
- the LOC113318043 gene encoding uncharacterized protein LOC113318043 isoform X1, yielding MSSIRNQKAGPLSVHGCVIHLLYLFASHSNYFNQENKKFPRMARWTLKELTLKVDMKIAVSMLSKSLIEEGWSEEERRLTLESVIPDTGDMSPDRTIKLLKNQLIISQQLLAKREEAYSDLQSKESFDYDFVEFVRSRKQGLESLKSRGHRIPEDKYRSDLYEIFNRMKDTFTTSLEEDSDTENQDSEEDATKKKPRGRKLPSLDGNKLLHKMNEKDKMRISSFWKHATTMEVVFHYNVNAVLEAKVSVIVLGSTLKELLFDDLVDAQAIQFYTLRRRIRVASDRQNKAPKYRNCVYFDPYAWYAVRNGIQSGIDDHVSKPLQNIRVREMEMLDYLLIPMNISDDPLKSGYHWTLLVLDVQRREWHFLNSLVLEIEDTYLLDARKMAAAVTPEINKRLTEPIVCTDVIQTYEKVCKR